In the genome of Streptomyces pactum, one region contains:
- a CDS encoding PP2C family protein-serine/threonine phosphatase encodes MTSAADDHRPDPDPDPASGYGDPAALEALAEESAEDLYENAPCGYLSTLPDGRIIKINATLLGWLGHRREDVVGRKRFADLLTVGGRLYHETHFAPLLRMQKEVRAIALELRTAGGGRLPVLVNSVVRTDPAGKPLLIRSTVFDARDRRSYEKELLRARHEAERERRRLARVTATLQRTLLPPALEPVPGLDVAALYRIASPDEVGGDFYDLFPRADGAWALFLGDVRGKGAEAAVVTSLARYTLRSGTVYDPDPAAVLRHLNAVLTAENEDREPYFLTIIMGTLVPDTDRGGFRLTLAGGGHPPALLLRADGTAHLLETPGGQLLGVVPDADMAETTVHLAPGDSLLLYTDGLTEARIHGTGQRYGDEALLDFAARLAPATAQEVVAAVRRLLDGFGPGLDDDTAVLAIGVPASPRDGVRHPPRPGGSATR; translated from the coding sequence GTGACCTCCGCGGCCGACGATCACCGGCCCGACCCGGATCCGGACCCGGCGTCCGGGTACGGCGATCCGGCGGCCCTGGAGGCGCTGGCCGAGGAGAGCGCCGAGGACCTGTACGAGAACGCGCCGTGCGGCTACCTCTCGACCCTCCCCGACGGGCGGATCATCAAGATCAACGCCACCCTGCTGGGCTGGCTGGGCCACCGGCGCGAGGACGTCGTGGGCCGGAAGCGGTTCGCGGACCTGCTCACCGTCGGCGGCAGGCTCTACCACGAGACGCACTTCGCGCCCCTGCTGCGGATGCAGAAGGAGGTGCGGGCGATCGCCCTGGAGCTGCGGACGGCCGGCGGCGGCCGGCTGCCGGTCCTGGTCAACTCCGTCGTCCGGACCGACCCGGCCGGGAAGCCGCTGCTGATCCGCAGCACCGTCTTCGACGCCCGCGACCGCCGCAGCTACGAGAAGGAGCTGCTGCGCGCCCGGCACGAGGCCGAACGCGAACGCCGCCGCCTGGCGCGGGTGACCGCCACCCTGCAGCGCACCCTGCTGCCGCCGGCGCTGGAACCGGTACCCGGACTCGACGTGGCCGCCCTCTACCGCATCGCCTCGCCGGACGAGGTGGGCGGCGACTTCTACGACCTCTTCCCCCGGGCGGACGGCGCCTGGGCCCTGTTCCTGGGCGACGTGCGCGGCAAAGGCGCCGAGGCGGCGGTGGTCACCTCGCTCGCCCGCTACACGCTGCGCTCGGGGACCGTCTACGACCCCGACCCCGCCGCCGTGCTCCGCCACCTCAACGCCGTCCTCACCGCCGAGAACGAGGACCGCGAACCCTACTTCCTCACCATCATCATGGGCACCCTCGTCCCCGACACCGACCGCGGCGGCTTCCGGCTCACCCTGGCCGGCGGCGGCCACCCGCCGGCCCTGCTGCTGCGCGCCGACGGCACCGCGCACCTCCTGGAGACCCCGGGCGGACAGCTCCTCGGCGTGGTGCCCGACGCCGACATGGCCGAGACCACCGTGCACCTCGCCCCCGGCGACTCGCTGCTCCTGTACACCGACGGACTGACCGAGGCCCGGATCCACGGCACCGGGCAGCGCTACGGCGACGAGGCGCTGCTGGACTTCGCCGCACGCCTGGCGCCGGCCACCGCCCAGGAGGTCGTCGCCGCGGTCCGCCGCCTGCTGGACGGCTTCGGCCCGGGCCTGGACGACGACACCGCGGTCCTGGCGATCGGGGTGCCGGCCTCCCCGCGCGACGGCGTCCGGCACCCGCCCCGCCCCGGCGGCTCCGCGACGCGGTGA